From Candidatus Neomarinimicrobiota bacterium:
GGTTTTGGAGACCGGTGCTCTACCAATTGAGCTACTCACCTAAGAGCAACAGGGCTATTTGGTTTCCCGATGGACCGTGTGTGTTCGGCACCAGCGGCAATATTTACGATACTCCAGGCGTTCAGGCTGTGACCGTCGATTC
This genomic window contains:
- the rpmG gene encoding 50S ribosomal protein L33; its protein translation is MGNSKRDLVILECVECRRSRYTTTKNRRSQPERLEYRKYCRWCRTHTVHRETK